The Cloeon dipterum chromosome X, ieCloDipt1.1, whole genome shotgun sequence genome includes a window with the following:
- the CDC50 gene encoding cell cycle control protein 50A isoform X1 codes for MTSSVEPADGKMTTKRPADSAFRQQRLPAWQPILTAGTVLPTFFIIGIAFIPVGIGLLYFSDEVREYTKDYTDCTNANGIMCADVILKDPTSSCTCDITFTLDKDFAGKVYMYYGLTNFYQNHRRYVKSRDDSQLLGRLNPKPSSDCNPFTTTNANDTRAIAPCGAIANSLFNDEIELISVKLGPVKLLNTGIAWPSDKKMKFNNPSGDLTEAFKDYAKPPNWRKNVYELDPENPDNNGFENEDLIVWMRTSALPTFRKLYRRVDHTATGFVQGLLAGNYVLKIKYNYSVKPFDGTKRVILSTTSLLGGKNPFLGIAYIVVGSICLLLGVLFLLIHIKCGKSHVPNWYPKCMDSFIDAISDFLRVMLEPPLK; via the exons ATGACCTCCTCCGTTGAACCTGCAGACGGGAAAATGACAACAAAACGACCTGCAG aCAGTGCATTCAGGCAGCAAAGGCTACCTGCCTGGCAGCCCATCCTGACTGCTGGCACAGTCCTTCCGACTTTTTTCATCATAGGAATCGCGTTTATTCCAGTTGGCATTGGCTTGCTGTATTTCTCCGATGAG GTCAGAGAGTATACCAAAGACTACACAGATTGCACTAATGCCAATGGTATAATGTGTGCTGACGTGATACTGAAAGATCCGACGAGCTCTTGTACCTGCGACATCACTTTCACCCTAGACAAGGACTTTGCA GGGAAAGTTTACATGTACTACGGCCTGACGAACTTCTACCAAAACCACAGAAGATACGTGAAATCCAGGGATGACAGCCAGTTGCTTGGAAGGCTTAACCCTAAACCTTCGTCTGACTGCAATCCCTTCACAACAACTAATGCAAATGATACCAGGGCTATCGCTCCTTGCGGTGCCATTGCCAACAGTCTCTTTAATG ATGAAATAGAGCTAATATCTGTTAAGCTTGGCCCagtgaaattattgaatacGGGAATTGCGTGGCCCTCAgacaagaaaatgaaattcaacaaTCCCAGTGGTGATCTGACAGAAG CTTTCAAAGATTACGCCAAGCCACCCAACTGGCGCAAAAATGTCTACGAACTTGATCCTGAGAATCCAGACAACAATGGCTTTGAAAATGAAGATTTGATCGTGTGGATGAGGACTTCAGCACTGCCGACATTCCGCAAGCTGTACCGGCGAGTGGACCACACTGCAACTGGATTTGTCCAAGGCCTGCTGGCAGGAAATTACgtattgaaaatcaaataca attATTCTGTGAAACCTTTTGATGGCACCAAGAGAGTAATACTGTCCACCACCTCCCTGTTGGGAGGTAAAAACCCCTTTTTGGGCATCGCCTACATAGTTGTTGGTTCCATCTGCCTTCTCCTTGGTGTGCTTTTCCTGCTGATTCACATCAAGTGCGGAAAGAG CCACGTCCCTAACTGGTATCCTAAATGCATGGATAGCTTCATTGACGCCATCTCTGATTTTCTAAGGGTGATGTTGGAGCCTCCtttgaaatga
- the CDC50 gene encoding cell cycle control protein 50A isoform X2, translating into MTSSVEPADGKMTTKRPADSAFRQQRLPAWQPILTAGTVLPTFFIIGIAFIPVGIGLLYFSDEVREYTKDYTDCTNANGIMCADVILKDPTSSCTCDITFTLDKDFAGKVYMYYGLTNFYQNHRRYVKSRDDSQLLGRLNPKPSSDCNPFTTTNANDTRAIAPCGAIANSLFNDEIELISVKLGPVKLLNTGIAWPSDKKMKFNNPSGDLTEAFKDYAKPPNWRKNVYELDPENPDNNGFENEDLIVWMRTSALPTFRKLYRRVDHTATGFVQGLLAGNYVLKIKYNYSVKPFDGTKRVILSTTSLLGGKNPFLGIAYIVVGSICLLLGVLFLLIHIKCGKSTNEMISVTSRTPY; encoded by the exons ATGACCTCCTCCGTTGAACCTGCAGACGGGAAAATGACAACAAAACGACCTGCAG aCAGTGCATTCAGGCAGCAAAGGCTACCTGCCTGGCAGCCCATCCTGACTGCTGGCACAGTCCTTCCGACTTTTTTCATCATAGGAATCGCGTTTATTCCAGTTGGCATTGGCTTGCTGTATTTCTCCGATGAG GTCAGAGAGTATACCAAAGACTACACAGATTGCACTAATGCCAATGGTATAATGTGTGCTGACGTGATACTGAAAGATCCGACGAGCTCTTGTACCTGCGACATCACTTTCACCCTAGACAAGGACTTTGCA GGGAAAGTTTACATGTACTACGGCCTGACGAACTTCTACCAAAACCACAGAAGATACGTGAAATCCAGGGATGACAGCCAGTTGCTTGGAAGGCTTAACCCTAAACCTTCGTCTGACTGCAATCCCTTCACAACAACTAATGCAAATGATACCAGGGCTATCGCTCCTTGCGGTGCCATTGCCAACAGTCTCTTTAATG ATGAAATAGAGCTAATATCTGTTAAGCTTGGCCCagtgaaattattgaatacGGGAATTGCGTGGCCCTCAgacaagaaaatgaaattcaacaaTCCCAGTGGTGATCTGACAGAAG CTTTCAAAGATTACGCCAAGCCACCCAACTGGCGCAAAAATGTCTACGAACTTGATCCTGAGAATCCAGACAACAATGGCTTTGAAAATGAAGATTTGATCGTGTGGATGAGGACTTCAGCACTGCCGACATTCCGCAAGCTGTACCGGCGAGTGGACCACACTGCAACTGGATTTGTCCAAGGCCTGCTGGCAGGAAATTACgtattgaaaatcaaataca attATTCTGTGAAACCTTTTGATGGCACCAAGAGAGTAATACTGTCCACCACCTCCCTGTTGGGAGGTAAAAACCCCTTTTTGGGCATCGCCTACATAGTTGTTGGTTCCATCTGCCTTCTCCTTGGTGTGCTTTTCCTGCTGATTCACATCAAGTGCGGAAAGAG caCCAATGAAATGATCAGCGTTACTTCGCGGACGCCTTACTGA
- the LOC135945065 gene encoding mpv17-like protein, whose translation MSLLATKATNAWRHWVVLWKRYPLCRGMVTYSIVWPVSSICQQRIAGKKEIDWKQVARFSFYGGCYVAPTLFFWVRLSSNMWPAMNLKNGIRKALVEQVSYGPFAMTSFFFLMTLLEGRGVEAAKQEVSTKFWSTYKVGVCFWPIMQTINFGFLPEKNRVPFVGACSFVWTIFLSYMKSLDAARLEKRNERLKAKKELEALEAAGAAAAAADNLTP comes from the exons ATGAGTTTGCTCGCGACGAAAGCCACCAATGCCTGGAGGCACTGGGTGGTGCTGTGGAAACGGTACCCTCTTTGCCGGGGCATGGTGACATACTCCATCGTTTGGCCGGTTTCCAGCATCTGCCAACAAAGGATTGCTG GCAAAAAGGAAATCGACTGGAAGCAAGTAGCTCGATTTAGTTTTTACGGTGGCTGTTATGTGGCACCGACCCTCTTCTTTTGGGTGAGACTGTCAAGCAACATGTGGCCGgcaatgaatttgaaaaacggcATTAGAAAA GCACTTGTCGAGCAGGTCTCGTACGGTCCATTTGCCATGACTAGTTTCTTCTTCCtcatgaccctgctggaagGGAGAGGCGTTGAAGCGGCCAAGCAGGAAGTTtcaaccaagttttggtcaacatataaa GTTGGCGTTTGCTTTTGGCCAATAATGCAGACCATAAACTTTGGATTCCTGCCGGAAAAGAACAGGGTCCCATTTGTTGGTGCCTGCAGCTTTGTTTGGACCATTTTTCTGTCGTACATGAAATCCCTGGACGCTGCCAGGTTAGAAAAAAGGAATGAGAGGCTGAAGGCGAAGAAAGAATTAGAAGCTCTGGAAGCAGCTGGTGCTGCAGCCGCCGCGGCAGATAATCTCACTCCGTAA
- the LOC135945060 gene encoding 1-phosphatidylinositol 4,5-bisphosphate phosphodiesterase eta-2-like, with amino-acid sequence MDKITSAFNWFRGDRTDGVKKTDELEIEAITKIIERGAYLWKVRSYTRWFQRWFFVDANGHQFGYHRSGLRRAMCLAKSRVLVDFSDIVDVRKGWRSDVFNQLAKEVEGKPRSSVDVDENTCFTVVVGGSNRNRTFDLVAKTPEECDTWVRGLKHLIHMSKTQEKSEQFDRWLMKMFRSADDNKDGGLSFDECLSLLKQMNVKLRKSYARKLFNQANSLTRSSDREQVLDENEFVAFYHLLMSRPEINTLFSRYADENDELNSEGLSQFFYREQRCTKHPDDCLELIREYEPSDLKHKDEPKMSVIGFTNLLLSEEFQLCESKHLAEVYQDMTQPLSHYFIASSHNTYLTGNQLSGESTVEGYINALTKGCRCVELDCWDGPKGEPMVYHGFTLTTKIMFHDILTDAILPYAFKVSDYPVILSLEVHCSAEQQARMAHHLTTILGELLYLQPIDDLTQLPSPEQLKRKIIIKAKKLKTQLCKPMRMSKAEDINDGQDDEESSQSEPDSDNEADEEPVQADGTVSSTVVKKQVPVECHLSDLVNLCQAVHFHGLRYSKMHGKCFHMSSFAENKAKKLISTDLDGFIDYNRRQLSRIYPGGKRADSSNFNPIQFWNAGCQIVALNYQGKESPCFYNEAKFKTNGNCGYILKPPYLRDQTSYSLNDRPAWSPKVLRLQLISGQHIPKPDNSTDGEIVDPYIKVKVIGMECDQREFKTKDIHDNGLNPVWNETFEFPVFYPDLAMLHLAVKDNSNTGVNELLGAYAVPFTSLREGYCHCPLLNEQRQPLSPATLFMHISITE; translated from the exons ATGGACAAGATCACCAGCGCTTTTAATTGGTTTCGAGGCGACCGCACCGATGGCGTGAAAAAAACag aTGAGCTGGAAATCGAGGCAATCACCAAAATCATCGAGAGAGGTGCCTATCTATGGAAGGTCCGCTCCTACACCCGCTGGTTCCAGCGGTGGTTCTTTGTGGATGCCAACGGGCACCAATTCGGCTACCATAGGAGCGGGCTCAGAAGAGCGATGTGCTTGGCCAAATCGAGGGTGCTAG ttgACTTCAGTGATATCGTGGACGTGCGGAAGGGTTGGCGGAGCGACGTGTTCAACCAGCTAGCCAAAGAGGTAGAGGGCAAGCCGCGTAGCAGTGTCGACGTGGACGAAAACACGTGCTTCACGGTGGTGGTGGGTGGCAGCAACCGCAACCGCACCTTTGACCTGGTCGCTAAGACGCCCGAGGAGTGTGACACTTGGGTCCGGGGCCTCAAGCACTTGATCCACATGTCCAAGACCCAGGAGAAGAGCGAGCAATTCGACAG GTGGTTAATGAAGATGTTCAGGTCTGCCGACGACAACAAAGACGGCGGACTAAGTTTCGATGAGTGTCTTTCCCTGCTCAAGCAGATGAACGTGAAACTAAGAAAAAGCTACGCTAGGAAATTGTTTAAC CAAGCGAACTCATTGACAAGATCGAGCGATAGGGAGCAAGTATTAGACGAGAACGAATTCGTCGCGTTTTACCATCTCCTTATGAGCAGACCGGAAATCAACACCCTGTTCAGCAG GTATGCTGATGAAAACGACGAGCTAAACTCTGAAGGGCTGAGCCAATTCTTCTACAGAGAACAAAGATGCACAAAACATCCAGACGACTGTCTCGAATTGATAAGGGAGTACGAGCCCTCGGATTTGAAGCACAAAGACGAGCCTAAAATGTCCGTCATAG GTTTTACGAATCTTTTGCTGAGCGAGGAATTCCAACTTTGCGAATCGAAACATTTGGCCGAGGTTTATCAGGATATGACGCAACCGCTGTCGCATTACTTCATCGCCTCCTCACACAACAC GTACTTGACGGGAAATCAACTCAGCGGTGAGAGCACAGTGGAGGGCTACATTAACGCTTTGACCAAAGGATGTCGTTGTGTCGAAC ttgACTGCTGGGATGGACCAAAAGGTGAGCCGATGGTGTACCACGGCTTCACCCTGACTACGAAGATCATGTTCCACGACATCCTGACCGACGCGATCCTGCCGTACGCGTTCAAGGTGTCTGATTATCCGGTGATTCTGTCGCTGGAGGTGCACTGTTCGGCCGAGCAGCAGGCCCGCATGGCCCACCATCTGACCACCATCCTTGGTGAACTGCTGTACTTGCAGCCGATCGACGATCTGACGCAGCTTCCCTCACCAGAGCAactcaagagaaaaataatcataaaggCGAAGAAACTAAAGACGCAGCTGTGTAAGCCGATGAGGATGTCAAAAGCTGAAGACATCAATGACGGGCAGGACGACGAGGAGTCGTCGCAGTCCGAGCCTGATTCCGACAATGAAGCTGATGAAGAACCCGTCCAAGCGGACGGAACTGTTTCCTCCACAGTAgtgaaaaag CAAGTACCTGTGGAGTGTCATTTGTCGGATTTGGTCAACCTCTGCCAGGCAGTACACTTCCACGGGCTGCGCTATTCAAAAATGcatg GGAAATGCTTCCACATGTCTTCCTTCGCGGAGAATAAAGCCAAGAAATTGATCTCAACTGACCTGGATGGTTTCATCGACTACAACAGGCGCCAACTTTCAAGAATCTACCCAGGCGGGAAAAGGGCCGATTCGTCCAACTTCAATCCCATCCAATTTTGGAATGCAGGCTGCCAAATTG TTGCGTTGAACTACCAAGGGAAGGAGAGTCCGTGCTTCTACAACGAGGCCAAGTTCAAGACAAACGGCAACTGTGGCTACATCTTGAAGCCGCCATACCTGCGTGATCAGACATCCTATAGTTTGAATGACAGGCCAGCGTG GAGCCCAAAAGTGCTCCGTCTACAGCTAATAAGCGGGCAGCATATTCCGAAGCCAGACAACTCGACTGATGGCGAGATCGTTGACCCGTACATCAAAGTGAAAGTGATCGGAATGGAATGCGACCAGCGCGAATTCAAAACCAAAGACATTCACGATAACG GACTGAATCCAGTTTGGAACGAAACTTTCGAGTTTCCAGTATTCTACCCAGATCTTGCAATGCTGCATTTGGCTGTGAAAGACAACAGCAACACTGGCGTCAACGAGCTCCTCGGCGCCTATGCCGTTCCTTTTACCAGTTTGAGAGaag GCTATTGCCACTGCCCACTACTGAACGAACAGAGACAACCCCTCTCGCCAGCAACTCTTTTCATGCATATTTCTATTACCGAGTGa
- the Trh gene encoding tryptophan 5-hydroxylase 1 → MSASGKSLIGLWLYRKGEQWTLKEGVGGPRMKSHPTPLMLSRPADGVHRNSVVFSLNNQVGGLAKALHVFEDLGVNVVHIESRPKAGTEEYEILVDVECDDRRMEQLISMLRREVASINLTRPLNPDSDLPPQTPLSMSASFDFGDMPWFPRKISDLDRAQRVLMYGTELDADHPGFKDPVYRKRRQEFANIANSYKYGEPIPRIQYTAEEIKTWGVIFRELSTLYEKHACEEFLENWPQLVKYCAYREDNIPQLQDINVYLKRKTGFQIRPVAGYLSPRDFLSGLAFRVFHCTQYIRHSSDPFYTPEPDCCHELLGHMPLLANASFAQFSQELGLATLGASDDDVSKIATLYFFTVEFGLCRQNGDFKVYGAGLLSSIAELRHALTTPEKILPFEPEITCREECIITSYQNHYFFTDTIEEAKEKMREFACGIQRPFMVRYNPYTQSVEVLSNAEKIASLVSELRGEVCIVSNALRKIHVQDEQLEDDPGSAEQLATLLLPRSISPSPFLSPLHTPNTTPPDHSPERKNKE, encoded by the exons GGAGTTGGAGGTCCACGCATGAAGTCGCACCCAACGCCGCTGATGCTGTCGCGGCCGGCGGACGGAGTTCACCGCAACTCTGTGGTGTTCTCGCTAAACAACCAGGTGGGCGGGCTGGCCAAGGCGCTGCACGTGTTCGAGGACCTCGGCGTCAACGTGGTGCACATCGAGTCGCGGCCCAAGGCGGGCACCGAGGAGTACGAGATCCTGGTGGACGTCGAGTGCGACGACCGCCGCATGGAGCAGCTCATCTCCATGCTTCGCAGGGAGGTCGCCTCCATCAACCTGACGCGGCCCCTCAACCCTGACTCAGACCTGCCACCGCAAACGCCGCTCTCCATGTCTGCCAGCTTTg attttgGAGACATGCCGTGGTTCCCGCGCAAAATATCCGACCTGGATCGTGCTCAGCGCGTGCTCATGTACGGAACTGAGTTAGACGCCGACCACCCG GGATTCAAAGATCCAGTGTACCGAAAACGAAGGCAGGAATTCGCCAACATTGCCAACTCCTACAAATA TGGGGAACCAATCCCTCGAATCCAGTACACAGCCGAGGAGATAAAAACTTG GGGAGTGATTTTTCGCGAGCTGTCAACGCTTTATGAAAAGCACGCGTGCGAAGAATTCCTGGAAAATTGGCCGCAACTGGTCAAGTACTGCGCCTACCGCGAAGACAATATCCCGCAGCTGCAGGACATCAACGTTTATTTGAAGa GAAAAACTGGATTTCAAATTCGACCTGTCGCCGGATACCTGTCGCCAAGAGATTTTCTCTCAGGTCTCGCTTTCCGCGTGTTCCACTGCACGCAGTACATCAGACACTCGTCCGATCCGTTCTACACGCCCGAGCC GGACTGTTGTCATGAGTTATTGGGACACATGCCGCTACTAGCAAACGCGAGCTTTGCGCAATTCTCGCAGGAGTTGGGACTTGCCACCCTTGGCGCCTCTGACGACGATGTCTCTAAAATTGCAACg CTATACTTCTTCACCGTTGAGTTCGGGTTGTGTCGTCAGAACGGAGATTTCAAG GTCTACGGCGCCGGTTTGCTCTCCTCGATCGCCGAGCTGAGACACGCCTTGACCACTCCGGAAAAAATTTTGCCGTTTGAGCCGGAAATCACTTGCAGGGAGGAGTGCATTATCACTTCCTACCAGAACCATTATTTCTTCACTGACACCATCGAAGAGGCCAAGGAGAAAATGAG GGAATTCGCTTGTGGCATCCAGCGTCCGTTCATGGTGCGCTACAACCCGTACACGCAGAGCGTGGAGGTGCTGAGCAACGCGGAGAAAATCGCGTCGCTGGTGTCAGAGCTGCGTGGCGAAGTGTGCATCGTGAGCAACGCGCTGCGCAAGATCCACGTTCAGGACGAGCAGCTGGAGGACGACCCAGGCAGCGCAGAGCAGCTGGCCACCCTGCTGCTGCCCCGCTCCATCAGCCCGTCTCCCTTCCTCAGCCCCCTGCACACCCCCAACACCACCCCGCCAGACCATAGCCCCGAGAGGAAGAATAAGGAGTAG